From Streptomyces chrestomyceticus JCM 4735, one genomic window encodes:
- a CDS encoding NAD(P)-dependent oxidoreductase, with product MTDTPSTTSHSTPVTVIGLGPMGLALAEALLQHGHPTTVWNRTPEKADTLVTKGAHRARTAAEATSASPVTVLCLKDYATMYAVLDTAADALKGRALLNLNSGTPNEARTALSWATERHIAYLDGAIMVPPPLVGHPGSVFLYSGARHVFDEHRATLASLGDPRYLGTDPSLAVLYNTALLDLMYATMNGFLHATALVGSANVPATTFAELALDWFMPAVVTATLTEQAPALDRGDYPGDAGTLEMNLHALDHITRTCVEQGLHSDQPQLMKAITEQAIAQGHSGKNYLAVHEVFKNPPQPRRPG from the coding sequence ATGACTGACACCCCATCAACAACTTCTCATTCCACCCCCGTTACCGTCATCGGCCTCGGCCCCATGGGCCTCGCCCTGGCCGAAGCGCTGCTGCAACACGGCCACCCCACCACCGTCTGGAACCGCACCCCGGAGAAGGCCGACACCCTCGTCACCAAGGGCGCCCACCGCGCAAGGACGGCCGCCGAAGCGACATCCGCGAGCCCCGTCACGGTCCTGTGCCTCAAGGACTACGCGACGATGTACGCGGTTCTCGACACCGCAGCCGACGCCCTGAAGGGCCGGGCCCTGCTGAACCTCAACTCCGGCACCCCGAACGAGGCGCGAACAGCGCTCAGTTGGGCGACCGAACGCCACATCGCCTACCTGGACGGCGCGATCATGGTGCCACCGCCACTCGTCGGGCACCCCGGCTCCGTCTTCCTCTACAGCGGCGCGCGGCATGTCTTCGACGAGCACCGGGCGACGCTGGCGAGCCTGGGCGACCCCCGGTACCTCGGTACCGACCCCAGCCTGGCGGTGCTGTACAACACGGCACTGCTCGACCTGATGTACGCGACCATGAACGGCTTTCTGCACGCCACGGCCCTGGTCGGCTCGGCGAACGTCCCGGCCACCACATTCGCCGAACTCGCCCTCGACTGGTTCATGCCCGCAGTGGTGACCGCGACCCTCACCGAGCAGGCGCCCGCCCTGGACCGGGGTGACTATCCCGGCGACGCGGGCACCCTGGAGATGAACCTCCACGCGCTCGACCACATCACCCGCACCTGCGTGGAACAGGGCCTTCACTCCGACCAGCCGCAGCTCATGAAGGCGATCACCGAGCAGGCGATCGCCCAGGGCCACAGCGGCAAGAACTACCTGGCCGTACACGAAGTCTTCAAAAACCCGCCCCAGCCCCGCCGCCCCGGCTAA
- a CDS encoding cystathionine gamma-synthase → MSDQREQRPQNFETLAIHAGQEPDEATGAVVPPIYQVSTYKQDGVGGLRGGYEYSRSANPTRTALEENLAALDGGRRGLAFASGLAAEDCLLRTLLVPGDHVVIPNDAYGGTFRLISKVVERWGVEWSVADTSDPQAVRDALRPRTKAIWVETPSNPLLGITDIAALAAVARDAGVRLVVDNTFASPYLQQPLALGADVVVYSTTKYMGGHSDVVGGALVVDDAELGDELAYHQNAMGAVAGPFDSWLVMRGLKTLAVRMDRHSANAGRIAELLAAHDKVTQVYYPGLASHPGHEVAAKQMRSFGGMVSFRVAGGEEAAVEVCNRAKLFTLGESLGGVESLIEHPGRMTHASTAGSLLEVPNDLVRLSVGIESIDDLVADLTQALG, encoded by the coding sequence ATGAGCGATCAGCGCGAGCAGCGCCCCCAGAATTTCGAGACCCTTGCCATTCACGCAGGTCAGGAGCCCGACGAGGCGACCGGCGCGGTGGTACCGCCCATCTATCAGGTGTCCACCTACAAGCAGGACGGCGTGGGCGGGCTGCGCGGCGGCTACGAGTACAGCCGCAGCGCGAACCCGACCCGTACCGCCCTGGAGGAGAACCTGGCCGCCCTCGACGGCGGCCGCCGCGGCCTGGCCTTCGCCTCCGGCCTCGCGGCCGAGGACTGCCTGCTGCGCACCCTCCTGGTCCCCGGCGACCACGTGGTCATCCCCAATGACGCGTACGGCGGCACGTTCCGCCTCATTTCGAAGGTCGTCGAGCGGTGGGGTGTGGAGTGGTCGGTCGCCGACACCTCCGACCCGCAGGCCGTACGGGACGCGCTGCGCCCCCGTACCAAGGCGATCTGGGTGGAGACGCCCAGCAACCCGCTTCTCGGCATCACCGACATCGCCGCGCTGGCGGCCGTGGCGCGCGACGCCGGGGTCCGCCTGGTCGTGGACAACACCTTCGCCAGCCCCTACCTCCAGCAGCCGCTGGCCCTCGGCGCGGACGTGGTGGTCTACTCCACGACCAAGTACATGGGCGGCCACTCGGACGTGGTCGGCGGCGCGCTCGTCGTCGACGACGCCGAGCTGGGCGACGAGCTGGCCTACCACCAGAACGCGATGGGCGCGGTCGCCGGGCCGTTCGACTCGTGGCTGGTGATGCGCGGTCTGAAGACGCTGGCCGTACGGATGGACCGGCACAGCGCCAACGCCGGCCGGATCGCCGAGCTGCTCGCCGCGCACGACAAGGTGACGCAGGTCTACTACCCGGGCCTGGCGTCGCACCCCGGCCACGAGGTCGCCGCCAAGCAGATGCGTTCCTTCGGCGGCATGGTGTCGTTCCGTGTGGCGGGCGGCGAGGAGGCCGCGGTGGAGGTCTGCAACCGCGCCAAGCTGTTCACCCTCGGTGAGTCGCTGGGCGGCGTGGAGTCGCTGATCGAGCACCCGGGCCGGATGACGCACGCCTCGACGGCGGGTTCGCTGCTGGAGGTCCCGAACGACCTCGTACGGCTCTCGGTCGGCATCGAGTCGATCGACGACCTGGTCGCGGACCTCACCCAGGCGCTGGGCTAG
- a CDS encoding MerR family transcriptional regulator has product MRMGEFARRTGVSPRLLRYYEEQGLLKPSRRSSGYREFAEEDIATVRGIRMLLGAGLGTATIAELMPCMVDDGQILAPACSGMLPDLHRERERLDEAVAGLLAAREKLDAVIAATVTAGGDDDDPEACRAVKKPAVR; this is encoded by the coding sequence ATGCGTATGGGGGAGTTCGCCCGGCGGACCGGGGTCAGCCCACGCCTGCTGCGCTACTACGAGGAGCAGGGGCTGCTCAAGCCGTCGCGGCGGTCGAGCGGGTACCGCGAATTCGCGGAAGAGGACATCGCCACCGTCCGGGGCATCCGCATGCTGCTCGGCGCCGGTCTCGGCACCGCCACGATCGCCGAACTGATGCCCTGCATGGTCGACGACGGGCAGATCCTGGCGCCGGCCTGTTCCGGCATGCTGCCCGACCTGCACCGGGAACGTGAACGCCTCGACGAGGCCGTGGCCGGTCTGCTGGCCGCGCGGGAGAAGCTGGACGCCGTCATCGCCGCCACAGTGACGGCCGGGGGTGACGACGACGATCCGGAAGCCTGCCGTGCGGTGAAGAAGCCTGCCGTGCGGTGA
- a CDS encoding sigma factor-like helix-turn-helix DNA-binding protein, translating into MRERRAAQERRRAREFEAFVAGAAGRLLRAATLLTAEPEDRRAPAAERLLTLALARTYAAWDRLRGEDPYDRTRQEMAAHFAHSAWRERLPRALGRGRRPPPGGLLGRLSPQERLVLVLRLYEGVAEEQTAAQLGLPAERVHALCLRAVGHMRSNPPAGRAEPPVQVGAAAPEPVGVPDAAQAPDAPPAPDPLLPAPHPEAAAP; encoded by the coding sequence GTGCGAGAGCGGCGGGCAGCCCAGGAACGCCGTCGTGCCCGGGAGTTCGAGGCGTTCGTCGCGGGCGCGGCCGGCCGTCTGCTGCGCGCCGCCACGCTGCTGACCGCCGAGCCGGAGGACCGGCGCGCGCCCGCCGCCGAGCGCCTGCTCACCCTCGCGCTGGCCCGTACGTACGCCGCCTGGGACCGGCTGCGCGGCGAGGACCCGTACGACCGCACGCGCCAGGAGATGGCCGCCCACTTCGCGCACTCCGCCTGGCGGGAACGGCTCCCCCGCGCCCTGGGACGCGGCAGGCGGCCGCCGCCCGGTGGCCTTCTGGGTCGGCTGTCCCCGCAGGAGCGGCTGGTGCTCGTGCTGCGCCTCTACGAGGGCGTCGCCGAGGAGCAGACGGCCGCGCAACTGGGCCTGCCCGCCGAACGCGTCCACGCGCTGTGTCTGCGGGCGGTGGGGCACATGCGCAGCAATCCTCCTGCCGGGCGCGCGGAGCCGCCGGTACAGGTCGGCGCAGCGGCACCGGAACCCGTCGGCGTACCGGACGCAGCTCAGGCCCCTGACGCACCACCCGCCCCGGACCCGCTGCTACCGGCCCCACACCCGGAAGCCGCCGCGCCATGA
- the msrA gene encoding peptide-methionine (S)-S-oxide reductase MsrA, with the protein MLFNRFKNALPSPEEALKGRPERDFTVPDRHTVLGTPLLGPYPEHLRTADFGLGCFWGAERKFWQAEGVWTTLAGYQGGHTPNPTYEEVCSGLTGHTEAVRVVYDPAKTSYAALLKLFWESHDPTQGFRQGNDTGTQYRSAIYTHSPADQQTAEASRTAYQSVLTASGYGTITTEILPAADWPFYPAEGYHQQYLDKNPAGYCGIGGTGVSCPVGVAQADG; encoded by the coding sequence ATGCTCTTCAACCGCTTCAAGAACGCCCTGCCCTCCCCGGAGGAGGCCCTGAAGGGCCGCCCCGAACGCGACTTCACCGTCCCCGACCGGCACACGGTCCTCGGCACCCCGCTCCTCGGCCCCTACCCCGAGCACCTGCGCACCGCCGACTTCGGCCTGGGCTGCTTCTGGGGCGCCGAACGCAAGTTCTGGCAGGCCGAGGGCGTCTGGACGACCCTGGCCGGCTACCAGGGCGGCCACACCCCCAACCCCACCTACGAAGAGGTGTGCAGCGGCCTGACGGGCCACACTGAAGCCGTCCGCGTCGTCTACGACCCCGCCAAGACCTCCTACGCCGCCCTCCTGAAGCTCTTCTGGGAGTCCCACGACCCCACCCAGGGCTTCCGCCAGGGCAACGACACCGGCACCCAGTACCGCTCCGCGATCTACACCCACTCCCCCGCCGACCAACAGACAGCCGAAGCCTCCCGCACCGCCTACCAGTCCGTCCTGACCGCCTCCGGCTACGGCACCATCACCACCGAAATCCTCCCCGCCGCCGACTGGCCTTTCTATCCGGCCGAGGGATATCACCAGCAGTACTTGGACAAGAACCCGGCGGGGTACTGCGGGATCGGGGGGACGGGCGTGAGCTGTCCGGTGGGGGTGGCGCAGGCCGACGGGTGA
- a CDS encoding MarR family winged helix-turn-helix transcriptional regulator has product MPTSSDMTTHTDPALLDALQHQVAVFARRAEQSRLGGVGQARNSMDRAAYLLLNRLDKEGPMGVKALAAGMGIDSSTVTRQVAPLVDSGLVNRASHPEDGRAVVLQLSERGRSRLEEVRASRRALMALVTEEWTEEERDSFCSLLTRFNASLSTVTATLPPVPSSS; this is encoded by the coding sequence ATGCCCACCTCTTCGGACATGACGACCCACACCGACCCCGCTCTTCTCGACGCGCTGCAACACCAAGTCGCCGTTTTCGCCCGCCGCGCCGAACAGAGCCGGCTCGGCGGCGTCGGCCAGGCACGCAATTCCATGGACCGTGCCGCCTACCTGCTCCTCAACCGCCTGGACAAAGAGGGCCCGATGGGTGTCAAGGCGCTGGCCGCCGGCATGGGCATCGACTCCTCCACCGTCACCCGGCAGGTCGCCCCGCTGGTCGACTCCGGCCTGGTCAACCGCGCCTCGCACCCCGAGGACGGCCGTGCGGTCGTGCTCCAGCTCTCCGAGCGCGGCCGCTCCCGGCTGGAAGAGGTACGGGCCTCCCGCCGCGCCCTGATGGCGCTGGTCACGGAGGAGTGGACGGAGGAGGAGCGGGACTCCTTCTGCAGCCTGCTGACGCGCTTCAACGCCTCCCTGTCCACGGTCACCGCGACGCTGCCGCCGGTGCCGTCGAGCTCCTGA